The nucleotide sequence CGATCCCGTCGCTCTTCGAAGATTGCCGGATCGTTCTGGCCGAGCAGACCGAAGACGCCGGGATCTTAGGCGCCGCAGCCCTGGCATGGCAGACGTTCGGACAGGCCTGAAACCCTCGACGGCGAACGATATACTCGGTTCATGAGCGCGCCGATGACGTCCGCACTGACCACTCCGCTTTATGACCGTCATGTCGCTTTGGGCGGCCGTATGGTCGAGTTCGCCTCGTACTTGCTGCCGGTCCAGTACAAGGGCGTGATCGCCGAAGCCAAGGCCGTTCGCGAAGGGGCCGGGATGTTCGACGTCAGCCACATGGCCCGACTGACGCTCTCAGGAGACCGTGTCCTCGACTATCTCGAGTTCGTCACGAGCAACGACGTTTCGAAGCTGGCCGACGGTCATGGCCAGTATTCGCTCTTGCCGAACGCCGACGGTGGCGTCGTCGACGACATCATCGTGTACCGGATCCTTGACGGGCTGTTCAAAATGGTCGTCAACGCGGCCAACCATGGCAAGGACGTCGCCCATTTGATCGCGCAGAACACATACGGGGTCGAGATCGACGATTACTCGTCCAAGACGGCGATGATCGCCGTCCAAGGGCCGAAAGCCGCCGACATCGTCGCTTCTCTCAGTTCCGACCCGAACGCGGTGCATTCGGCGCCGTTCTTCGGAACGATGGACGTCGTCGTCGCAGGAGTGCCTTGTTTCGCGGCCCGGTCGGGCTACACGGGTGAGGACGGCTACGAACTCCAATGTCCCTCGGAGCAAGCGGGAGAACTCTGGGACGCGCTGGTCGAGGCCGGTGTCGAACCTTGCGGCCTCGGCTCAAGGGACACCTTGAGGGTCGAAGCCGGTCTGCCGCTTTACGGCCATGAATTGAACGACGGCCTGTCCCCGATCGCGGCCGGGCTGGGCTGGGTCGTCTCAAAGACGAAGACGTTCCTCGGTTCGGGCCCCATGAACCTGGCGAGGACGGAAGGCACGGCGATCAAGCTCCAAGGCGTCCGGCTCGAAGGGAAGCGATTGCCGATGCCGGGAATGGAAGTGTTCGGCCCAGGAGAGGACGGCCCCCGGATCGGGGTCGTTTCGTCCGGCGTGTACTCGCCGCTGTTGGAATGCGGCGTCGCGTTCGCTTTCTTGGACCGGCACGTCAAGCAGGGCGACGCCTGCACCGTGGACGTCCGAGGCGCCCGCGTGCCCGGTCAAGTCGTGAACAAGCGGTTCTTCGTCCGCGACTAACCGCGGAGCAGCGACAGGATGCTCTGAGGCGCCTTGTTCGCCTGGGCGAGGACCGCGATCCCGCTTTCGCGCAGGATCTGCACCTTGGTGTAGTCGCTCATTTCTCGGGCGATGTCGGCGTCACGGATCTGGCTTTCACTGGCGGTGAGGTTCTCTTGTGCGACCTCCAGGGACCTTGCCGTCGACTCCAGGAAGTTCTTCTGGAACGAGCCAAGGTTGCCGCGGAGCAGACCCATCTGGGAGACCGCCTCGTCAACGATCCTCATCGCGTTCAACGCTCCTTGCTGGCTCGTGACGTCGATGGTCGAGACGTTTTGACCGGACACCGCCGCTGTGCCGAGCATGTTCGCGAACATACTAGGAATGCTGAAGAGGGCCGCTTGGTCGGCGTTCGGACCGATCTGGAACCGCATCGAACCGACCGTGATCTGACCGATCGTGGTCGCGCCGGCCGTGCTGTTGCCGCTCGGAGTCACGACAAGGCGGTTGCCGGAAGGCGAAGTCATCGTCAGTCCGTCGATCCCCGGACCCAAGCCGCCGGTGAACGTCTCCGTCTGACTCCCGCTCGTCGTCGGCACGGTGACCGTGTACACGGCGTCGGCACCGACGGCAGGGGTGACACCGGAGCCACCGTTGAGGATCGTGCTCGTTTCCAGATAACTGATAGGGAACTGGCTGCCGTATTTGACGGACGTCAACTGCATGGCGACGTTGCCGCCGCTCGGCACGATCGAGGCGCTCACCCCGGTCTCTCCGGAAGCGATGTTGATCATCTGGGCGACTTCGGCCAAGGTCTGGTTGGCCTGGACCGTGAACGTCCTTCCATTGATGACGAACGTACCGGCGTTGACGGTGGAAGAAGCCGAGGCGAACGTGGTCGCCATCGCGCCCGTCGACGTTTGGGTCGCGGCCGTCGTCCGGGTCATCGAGACGTTGCCCGAGGCGACCGCCTCGCCGTTGAACTCGGGTCCGACATAGAGGCTCGAAACGAGATCGGTGCGTGTGATCGCCGACTGGACGCCCGCAGCACCGTTCAAGAGCTTCTTGGTGCCCCACGACGTCTGTGTCGCGATGCGGTCGATGGAATCGATGATGTTGCGGACCTGCTGCTGGTTCGCTTGAAGCTGCGAAGCATCGATCGTGGCGGTGTTGGACGAATGGACGGCCAACGCCCGGAGATCGCGCAGAAGGCGGGACACTTCGTCCAAGGCCGATTCGGCCGTCTTGGCCATGTTGACCGCGTCTTGCACGTTCCGATTGGCCTGCTCGATGCCTTTGATCTGGGTCCGAAGGCCTTCGCTGATGATGAGTCCGGCAGGATCGTCGGCGGCGTTGTTGATACGGAGGCCCGTGCTGAGTCGCGTGACGGACGTTTCCATCATGCTCTCCGTGTTGTTCAAGTGCCGCATCGCCGTCAAGGCGGACACGTTCGTATTGATCCTCAGGCTCAAGCTGGTCGCTCCATATGGGAATTCCGGACGAACCGGTAGAAGTCCTGTGTGAAATCTTCGGTCGGATGTGGAACAAACCTGAGCCTTGGGGGTCAAGGACGCAAAAGAAAGCGGCCCTGTCCCTAGGGAACAAGGCCGCTCGACCGACCAGGTTTTAGCGTTCGATGCTCTTGAAGTAGGCGATCTCGTATCCGCCGTGGCGGGCGCGAAGGCCATACGTGTGGCGGACGCACCGCTCGTCACCGAACGAGTCGCGGTAGCGGTGGTCGGCTACGACCGTGGCTCGGTCGCCGTCGCGGTACACGTCGACGATGCGGTAGTCCACGGTGCTCGTCGATTCGACGAGGTCACGGAGCATCTCGGCGAAGTCGGAGCTGCTGACGGTGTAGCCTTCGCCGCCTTCGGCTTCGATCTCGACCCGGCCACCGTCCGGAACGAGGTCGTACAGGTACCGCATGCTCTGCCTGTCGAAAGCGAGCCGGATGTTGTCGACCGCGTAGTCGAGTTGGTTCCCACGGTTCCGGTCGTAGTAACCGAGGTTGTTGTAGGTCGGGGCGTACCATTGGTACCGCGTCGAACAACTGATCCACGTGATCGGGCCGATACGGACGCAGGTGTAGTCGAGGTACGGCGGAAGGTGGTAGTACCAATAGAAGGGGGACGGCACGTAGGAGCATCCGTCGTACCACGTGTAGCCGTAGCGGCCGAAGTGGAAGTCCGTATCGCACCATCCGCGGTTGTAGGCCCAGTAGCCGTTCCGGTAGCGGTTGTCGACCGTATGCACGCGGTTCTCGCGATTGACTTCGCGGACGATCCTGTTGCTCGGGCCCACTTTGGGGATCGAGCGGACGTTCGACGGCTTCACAGAGCCGTAACCGTTATGACTCCCGTTGTTCGGAAGCCCGTTGCCCCGCTTGCCGAGGTCGTTGCCGTTGCCGATCTGACCCGAAGCACCCCGGTCGGGACGTCCGAGGACGCTACCGGAGCCGTTCTGGCCCTTGCCGAGCCCGCTGTTGCCGGAGTTCGTGCGGTCTGGCCGTCCGAGGACGCTGCCCGAGCCGTTCTGGCCTTTGCCGAGGCCGCTGTTGCCGGAGTTCGTGCGGTCCGGACGTCCGAGGACGCTGCCCGAGCCGTTCTGGCCCTTGCCAAGCCCGCTGTTGCCGGAGTTCGTGCGGTCGGGCCGTCCGAGGACGCTGCCCGAGCCGTTCTGGCCTTTGCCGAGGCCGCTGTTGCCGGAGTTCGTGCGGTCCGGACGTCCAAGGACGCTGCCGGAGCCGTTCTGGCCTTTGCCGAGCCCGCTGTTGCCGGAGTTCGTGCGGTCCGGCCGTCCGAGGACGCTGCCAGAGCCGTTGCTTTGGCCACGGTTCGCGTTTCCGAGCGGGACGCCGCTGTCGCGTTTACCTAGCCCTGGGTTGCCGCTTTGGCCACGGCTTACCGGGCTTCCGCCACGGTTCTGGTTCGAAGGGCCGGAGCGGACGCTGGATCCGCCGCGCGGGCCGGGATCGCTCTTCACGCCGGACGACGTGCGGCCGGAACTCCCTCTGGACGAGGATCCGGACTGGCCGCTTTGGGAAGGGCCGCTTTTCTTGCCGAGCCCGCTCTGCGCCATCGAAAACTGGGCGCCAAGCAAGCCGAGAAGGGCCATAGTCAGAAAGAACTTTAATCTCATCGCCTGCACCTGTGCAGTCCAT is from Armatimonadota bacterium and encodes:
- the gcvT gene encoding glycine cleavage system aminomethyltransferase GcvT encodes the protein MSAPMTSALTTPLYDRHVALGGRMVEFASYLLPVQYKGVIAEAKAVREGAGMFDVSHMARLTLSGDRVLDYLEFVTSNDVSKLADGHGQYSLLPNADGGVVDDIIVYRILDGLFKMVVNAANHGKDVAHLIAQNTYGVEIDDYSSKTAMIAVQGPKAADIVASLSSDPNAVHSAPFFGTMDVVVAGVPCFAARSGYTGEDGYELQCPSEQAGELWDALVEAGVEPCGLGSRDTLRVEAGLPLYGHELNDGLSPIAAGLGWVVSKTKTFLGSGPMNLARTEGTAIKLQGVRLEGKRLPMPGMEVFGPGEDGPRIGVVSSGVYSPLLECGVAFAFLDRHVKQGDACTVDVRGARVPGQVVNKRFFVRD